A portion of the Malania oleifera isolate guangnan ecotype guangnan chromosome 3, ASM2987363v1, whole genome shotgun sequence genome contains these proteins:
- the LOC131152159 gene encoding protein EMBRYONIC FLOWER 1 isoform X4, protein MVESDPVDTFNMEAIMSAEEIHHGERDSALASNSKSSTVKIDSIFIDLSNTEEKADAKSCEHFSIRGYVAQIREKDRKICWPFSFDDNTEEQTCTLPPLHDPKFRWWRCQNCLQEIDANESAKENGMGASCCKTGFKSKSTSTRLQSHSGVGMPLLDFQQALKPDIIEGRKDAANTFSDVHSNKYNLSLQSIRNEAHENGFQDVMNQEISRPTCAASGLNPSLMQQIVKDSPGIKLQCNGVVFCKADCGSHEVTDTQPAIRNLKQMVNCSAKTCQTEKHISVSGQHGDVMADFGTSKVVGVANEACNAAKGHESRHPSLEINKCSYALSASESDDDILQENNQHHANDNSSGLHCKKTRKVRLLTELLGAKKNTRSNHIGTEDSSSNATPDASTRPENSVAQGHEARGVRHQSSKSKMSHNEDWRSEQMGGPINVKKRVRFSKGDAESADINNATVGSELAVSAPPEIGLLTGMKSHSTKNRIDRKSIPCKKKLKKAQVADGCSLLLPLSDIVTKDKNLGNIGYADKDNDDHHAFFKSARDDSYDMVNHSFGCNLPAQFTEKKSSSRKKKKKIPQVEVGHTSLMPCNSGILSEGLTTRKDVKVIQMGPGTFPHQLAEDASHTEGLHLSLQKCLATQRNNRNYISPIEDGLEFLLPQQQSIPSEHQIMMKNVNNEYFGNSSVSFASAPDAFLGRQGCDDLSAKNNSKRMSFFSGSRNCTPQTEGEAFPLMRKKDLSATYRNEKLAGAKEHSDITKSGVRVNKVLHQGALDDIPMEIVELLAKNQYERRLHDAKNDHYLLGTTSNRRNAKTLDFFEVNGNGALRLLPEQNPHLQKNQSTTMRNGITTTDETARPNKQKSVNFFSDNRNHFSMSKLEETHASSVFSPFSQFRDKQSSGVQFSALGPNRSCSAQKCRFIGDTVGQRFSHTVLQGSEAYNTCQTPLHKKDEAGCVWSHMLPKDLHFGLDIPQTHPTHSSNMDMLSKRTGAMQKGKINGGHDLDILNWKSANPEKLDRNLTSETFNRTHAGYPSSCKPKGIEHHPKLMGSLDLYSNETIPAMHLLSLMDAGVRSNTTFNMDGNQKLLKKPSFSHDHYSKEFTSLGWSGAYKTGETSQYPPSEFCSKNNLPEKIYQVFLKSSREGKLSSRSPTQKRGHRPRKSLSTSWGSGPNQGTVPVCGMQKTFFDDSDSMVFPWQYHAPDNLMKSIELPANSNSRTVWSMRSMSETETCSINRNPADFSMPEAGNAYMIGGEDLKFGKKTPGDSSGFVNLDGLKRQKTRKLTGIKEHARHQTS, encoded by the exons TTGATACTTTCAACATGGAGGCAATTATGTCAGCGGAGGAGATCCATCATGGAGAAAGAGATTCTGCTCTTGCATCCAACTCCAAGAGCTCAACCGTCAAGATTGACTCGATATTTATTGATCTTAGTAACACTGAGGAGAAGGCTGATGCAAAAAGTTGTGAGCATTTTTCCATTCG TGGATATGTTGCTCAAATTAGAGAAAAAGACAGGAAGATTTGTTGGCCATTTTCTTTTGACGACAATACAGAAGAGCAAACATGCACGCTTCCTCCTTTACATGATCCCAAATTCAGATGGTGGCGTTGTCAAAACTGTCTACAGGAGATTGATGCTAATGAAAGTGCAAAAGAGAATGGAATGGGTGCTAGTTGTTGTAAAACTGGATTTAAATCCAAAAGCACTTCCACTCGTTTGCAATCCCATAGTGGTGTGGGAATGCCACTGTTAGATTTTCAGCAAGCTTTGAAGCCAGACATCATTGAGGGAAGAAAAGATGCTGCTAACACTTTCTCTGATGTTCACAGCAATAAGTATAATCTTTCATTACAAAGTATTAGAAATGAAG CTCATGAGAATGGTTTTCAAGATGTGATGAACCAGGAAATTTCCAGGCCAACTTGTGCTGCAAGTGGACTTAATCCAAGCTTGATGCAGCAAATAGTTAAAGATAGCCCAG GTATTAAATTGCAATGCAATGGAGTTGTTTTTTGCAAGGCAGACTGTGGAAGTCATGAAGTTACTGATACTCAGCCAGCCATCAGAAACCTCAAGCAGATGGTTAATTGTTCGGCCAAAACTTGTCAAACAGAAAAGCATATTTCTGTGAGTGGTCAACATGGAGATGTAATGGCAGATTTTGGGACATCTAAGGTAGTTGGTGTGGCTAATGAGGCCTGTAATGCTGCCAAGGGTCATGAAAGCAGACATCCTTCCCTAGAAATCAATAAATGTAGTTATGCATTATCTGCATCTGAAAGTGATGATGATATCTTGCAAGAAAACAATCAACATCATGCCAATGATAATTCAAGTGGTTTGCATTGTAAAAAAACTCGAAAGGTGCGCTTGCTGACCGAGTTGTTGGGTGCAAAAAAAAATACACGCAGTAATCACATTGGGACAGAAGACTCTTCTTCCAATGCAACGCCTGATGCATCTACCAGACCAGAGAATTCTGTTGCACAAGGGCATGAAGCAAGGGGCGTCAGGCACCAAAGTAGTAAAAGCAAGATGTCTCACAATGAAGATTGGAGATCCGAACAGATGGGTGGGCCAATAAATGTGAAAAAAAGGGTTCGGTTCTCCAAGGGAGACGCAGAATCTGCTGACATTAACAATGCAACTGTTGGTTCTGAATTAGCTGTGAGTGCACCTCCTGAAATAGGTTTGCTAACTGGTATGAAAAGTCATAGCACCAAAAATAGAATTGATAGAAAGTCTATTCCGTgtaagaagaaattgaagaaggcTCAAGTTGCTGATGGATGTTCTTTATTATTGCCATTGTCTGACATTGTAACCAAAGACAAAAATCTTGGCAACATTGGATATGCAGATAAGGACAATGATGACCATCATGCTTTTTTCAAATCAGCACGTGATGATTCCTATGACATGGTGAATCATTCATTTGGATGTAATTTGCCTGCACAGTTTACCGAGAAAAAATCTAGTTCAcgtaagaagaagaaaaagataccTCAAGTTGAAGTTGGCCACACTTCTCTAATGCCTTGTAATAGTGGAATTCTCAGTGAAGGTCTAACCACTCGGAAAGATGTAAAAGTCATACAAATGGGGCCTGGAACATTTCCACACCAGTTAGCCGAAGATGCATCACATACAGAGGGTCTACATCTTTCCCTTCAAAAGTGCTTGGCTACACAAAGAAATAATAGAAACTATATTTCCCCAATTGAAGATGGGCTAGAATTTCTACTGCCACAGCAACAGAGCATTCCCAGTGAACATCAGATTATGATGAAAAATGTAAATAACGAGTATTTTGGAAATTCAAGTGTTTCTTTTGCATCTGCACCAGATGCATTTTTGGGGAGACAAGGATGTGATGATCTGAGTGCCAAGAACAATAGCAAGAGAATGTCTTTTTTCAGCGGCAGCCGGAATTGCACCCCTCAGACTGAAGGCGAGGCCTTTCCTTTAATGAGGAAAAAG GATTTGTCAGCCACATACAGAAATGAGAAACTTGCTGGAGCTAAagaacactcagatattacaaagAGTGGTGTAAGGGTCAATAAGGTGCTTCATCAAGGAGCTTTAGATGACATACCAATGGAAATTGTTGAACTTCTGGCAAAGAATCAGTATGAGAGGCGTCTTCATGATGCTAAAAATGATCATTATCTGTTAGGGACAACCAGTAACAGAAGGAATGCCAAGACATTGGATTTTTTTGAAGTAAATGGGAATGGAGCACTGAGATTGTTGCCAGAGCAAAATCCCCATTTGCAAAAAAATCAGTCTACTACTATGAGAAATGGCATAACTACAACAGATGAAACTGCGCGACCCAACAAACAAAAGTCAGTTAATTTCTTTTCTGACAATAGAAACCATTTTAGTATGAGCAAATTGGAAGAAACTCATGCCTCTTCAGTGTTCTCCCCATTTTCACAGTTTCGGGATAAACAATCAAGTGGTGTCCAATTTTCTGCCCTTGGTCCTAACAGAAGTTGCAGTGCTCAAAAATGTAGATTTATTGGGGATACAGTTGGGCAGAGGTTCTCACATACTGTTTTGCAGGGCTCAGAAGCATATAACACATGCCAGACTCCTTTGCATAAGAAAGATGAAGCTGGATGTGTTTGGTCCCACATGCTGCCAAAGGATTTGCATTTTGGACTTGACATTCCTCAGACGCACCCTACTCATTCAAGTAACATGGACATGCTTTCAAAACGTACTGGTGCAAtgcaaaaagggaaaataaatggGGGTCATGACCTGGATATTTTGAATTGGAAATCTGCTAACCCTGAAAAGCTGGATAGGAACTTGACTTCTGAAACTTTCAACAGGACACATGCAGGATACCCATCCAGCTGCAAACCCAAGGGAATTGAGCATCATCCAAAGCTGATGGGATCATTAGATCTATATTCTAATGAAACTATACCAGCAATGCATTTACTCAGCCTGATGGATGCAGGGGTGCGGTCAAATACAACCTTCAATATGGATGGAAACCAGAAGTTACTCAAGAAACCTTCCTTTTCACATGATCATTACTCTAAGGAGTTTACCAGTCTGGGGTGGTCTGGAGCATATAAGACTGGTGAAACCTCACAATACCCACCATCTGAATTTTGCAGTAAGAATAACCTTCCAGAGAAAATTT atCAAGTTTTCTTGAAATCTAGTAGGGAAGGGAAATTAAGTTCTCGTTCGCCCACACAGAAGAGAGGCCATAGACCACGAAAATCTTTGTCTACAAGTTGGGGTTCAGGCCCAAATCAGGGAACTGTTCCTGTTTGTGGAATGCAGAAAACGTTCTTTGATGATTCAGATTCTATGGTGTTTCCTTGGCAATATCATGCACCTGATAATTTGATGAAGAGTATAGAATTGCCAGCCAACAGTAACAGCAGAACTGTTTGGTCTATGAGAAGCATGTCTGAGACTGAAACCTGCAGTATTAACAGAAATCCTGCTGATTTTAGCATGCCAGAAGCAGGGAATGCATACATGATTGGTGGAGAAGACCTAAAATTTGGGAAGAAAACTCCTGGGGATAGTTCTGGTTTTGTCAATTTGGATGGGCTCAAGCGCCAGAAGACTAGGAAGCTAACAGGGATAAAAGAGCATGCAAGGCATCAAACTTCATGA
- the LOC131152159 gene encoding protein EMBRYONIC FLOWER 1 isoform X3, translated as MVESDPVDTFNMEAIMSAEEIHHGERDSALASNSKSSTVKIDSIFIDLSNTEEKADAKSCEHFSIRGYVAQIREKDRKICWPFSFDDNTEEQTCTLPPLHDPKFRWWRCQNCLQEIDANESAKENGMGASCCKTGFKSKSTSTRLQSHSGVGMPLLDFQQALKPDIIEGRKDAANTFSDVHSNKYNLSLQSIRNEGNVEGAEASMIAHENGFQDVMNQEISRPTCAASGLNPSLMQQIVKDSPGIKLQCNGVVFCKADCGSHEVTDTQPAIRNLKQMVNCSAKTCQTEKHISVSGQHGDVMADFGTSKVVGVANEACNAAKGHESRHPSLEINKCSYALSASESDDDILQENNQHHANDNSSGLHCKKTRKVRLLTELLGAKKNTRSNHIGTEDSSSNATPDASTRPENSVAQGHEARGVRHQSSKSKMSHNEDWRSEQMGGPINVKKRVRFSKGDAESADINNATVGSELAVSAPPEIGLLTGMKSHSTKNRIDRKSIPCKKKLKKAQVADGCSLLLPLSDIVTKDKNLGNIGYADKDNDDHHAFFKSARDDSYDMVNHSFGCNLPAQFTEKKSSSRKKKKKIPQVEVGHTSLMPCNSGILSEGLTTRKDVKVIQMGPGTFPHQLAEDASHTEGLHLSLQKCLATQRNNRNYISPIEDGLEFLLPQQQSIPSEHQIMMKNVNNEYFGNSSVSFASAPDAFLGRQGCDDLSAKNNSKRMSFFSGSRNCTPQTEGEAFPLMRKKDLSATYRNEKLAGAKEHSDITKSGVRVNKVLHQGALDDIPMEIVELLAKNQYERRLHDAKNDHYLLGTTSNRRNAKTLDFFEVNGNGALRLLPEQNPHLQKNQSTTMRNGITTTDETARPNKQKSVNFFSDNRNHFSMSKLEETHASSVFSPFSQFRDKQSSGVQFSALGPNRSCSAQKCRFIGDTVGQRFSHTVLQGSEAYNTCQTPLHKKDEAGCVWSHMLPKDLHFGLDIPQTHPTHSSNMDMLSKRTGAMQKGKINGGHDLDILNWKSANPEKLDRNLTSETFNRTHAGYPSSCKPKGIEHHPKLMGSLDLYSNETIPAMHLLSLMDAGVRSNTTFNMDGNQKLLKKPSFSHDHYSKEFTSLGWSGAYKTGETSQYPPSEFCSKNNLPEKIYQVFLKSSREGKLSSRSPTQKRGHRPRKSLSTSWGSGPNQGTVPVCGMQKTFFDDSDSMVFPWQYHAPDNLMKSIELPANSNSRTVWSMRSMSETETCSINRNPADFSMPEAGNAYMIGGEDLKFGKKTPGDSSGFVNLDGLKRQKTRKLTGIKEHARHQTS; from the exons TTGATACTTTCAACATGGAGGCAATTATGTCAGCGGAGGAGATCCATCATGGAGAAAGAGATTCTGCTCTTGCATCCAACTCCAAGAGCTCAACCGTCAAGATTGACTCGATATTTATTGATCTTAGTAACACTGAGGAGAAGGCTGATGCAAAAAGTTGTGAGCATTTTTCCATTCG TGGATATGTTGCTCAAATTAGAGAAAAAGACAGGAAGATTTGTTGGCCATTTTCTTTTGACGACAATACAGAAGAGCAAACATGCACGCTTCCTCCTTTACATGATCCCAAATTCAGATGGTGGCGTTGTCAAAACTGTCTACAGGAGATTGATGCTAATGAAAGTGCAAAAGAGAATGGAATGGGTGCTAGTTGTTGTAAAACTGGATTTAAATCCAAAAGCACTTCCACTCGTTTGCAATCCCATAGTGGTGTGGGAATGCCACTGTTAGATTTTCAGCAAGCTTTGAAGCCAGACATCATTGAGGGAAGAAAAGATGCTGCTAACACTTTCTCTGATGTTCACAGCAATAAGTATAATCTTTCATTACAAAGTATTAGAAATGAAGGTAATGTTGAAGGTGCCGAAGCTTCCATGATCG CTCATGAGAATGGTTTTCAAGATGTGATGAACCAGGAAATTTCCAGGCCAACTTGTGCTGCAAGTGGACTTAATCCAAGCTTGATGCAGCAAATAGTTAAAGATAGCCCAG GTATTAAATTGCAATGCAATGGAGTTGTTTTTTGCAAGGCAGACTGTGGAAGTCATGAAGTTACTGATACTCAGCCAGCCATCAGAAACCTCAAGCAGATGGTTAATTGTTCGGCCAAAACTTGTCAAACAGAAAAGCATATTTCTGTGAGTGGTCAACATGGAGATGTAATGGCAGATTTTGGGACATCTAAGGTAGTTGGTGTGGCTAATGAGGCCTGTAATGCTGCCAAGGGTCATGAAAGCAGACATCCTTCCCTAGAAATCAATAAATGTAGTTATGCATTATCTGCATCTGAAAGTGATGATGATATCTTGCAAGAAAACAATCAACATCATGCCAATGATAATTCAAGTGGTTTGCATTGTAAAAAAACTCGAAAGGTGCGCTTGCTGACCGAGTTGTTGGGTGCAAAAAAAAATACACGCAGTAATCACATTGGGACAGAAGACTCTTCTTCCAATGCAACGCCTGATGCATCTACCAGACCAGAGAATTCTGTTGCACAAGGGCATGAAGCAAGGGGCGTCAGGCACCAAAGTAGTAAAAGCAAGATGTCTCACAATGAAGATTGGAGATCCGAACAGATGGGTGGGCCAATAAATGTGAAAAAAAGGGTTCGGTTCTCCAAGGGAGACGCAGAATCTGCTGACATTAACAATGCAACTGTTGGTTCTGAATTAGCTGTGAGTGCACCTCCTGAAATAGGTTTGCTAACTGGTATGAAAAGTCATAGCACCAAAAATAGAATTGATAGAAAGTCTATTCCGTgtaagaagaaattgaagaaggcTCAAGTTGCTGATGGATGTTCTTTATTATTGCCATTGTCTGACATTGTAACCAAAGACAAAAATCTTGGCAACATTGGATATGCAGATAAGGACAATGATGACCATCATGCTTTTTTCAAATCAGCACGTGATGATTCCTATGACATGGTGAATCATTCATTTGGATGTAATTTGCCTGCACAGTTTACCGAGAAAAAATCTAGTTCAcgtaagaagaagaaaaagataccTCAAGTTGAAGTTGGCCACACTTCTCTAATGCCTTGTAATAGTGGAATTCTCAGTGAAGGTCTAACCACTCGGAAAGATGTAAAAGTCATACAAATGGGGCCTGGAACATTTCCACACCAGTTAGCCGAAGATGCATCACATACAGAGGGTCTACATCTTTCCCTTCAAAAGTGCTTGGCTACACAAAGAAATAATAGAAACTATATTTCCCCAATTGAAGATGGGCTAGAATTTCTACTGCCACAGCAACAGAGCATTCCCAGTGAACATCAGATTATGATGAAAAATGTAAATAACGAGTATTTTGGAAATTCAAGTGTTTCTTTTGCATCTGCACCAGATGCATTTTTGGGGAGACAAGGATGTGATGATCTGAGTGCCAAGAACAATAGCAAGAGAATGTCTTTTTTCAGCGGCAGCCGGAATTGCACCCCTCAGACTGAAGGCGAGGCCTTTCCTTTAATGAGGAAAAAG GATTTGTCAGCCACATACAGAAATGAGAAACTTGCTGGAGCTAAagaacactcagatattacaaagAGTGGTGTAAGGGTCAATAAGGTGCTTCATCAAGGAGCTTTAGATGACATACCAATGGAAATTGTTGAACTTCTGGCAAAGAATCAGTATGAGAGGCGTCTTCATGATGCTAAAAATGATCATTATCTGTTAGGGACAACCAGTAACAGAAGGAATGCCAAGACATTGGATTTTTTTGAAGTAAATGGGAATGGAGCACTGAGATTGTTGCCAGAGCAAAATCCCCATTTGCAAAAAAATCAGTCTACTACTATGAGAAATGGCATAACTACAACAGATGAAACTGCGCGACCCAACAAACAAAAGTCAGTTAATTTCTTTTCTGACAATAGAAACCATTTTAGTATGAGCAAATTGGAAGAAACTCATGCCTCTTCAGTGTTCTCCCCATTTTCACAGTTTCGGGATAAACAATCAAGTGGTGTCCAATTTTCTGCCCTTGGTCCTAACAGAAGTTGCAGTGCTCAAAAATGTAGATTTATTGGGGATACAGTTGGGCAGAGGTTCTCACATACTGTTTTGCAGGGCTCAGAAGCATATAACACATGCCAGACTCCTTTGCATAAGAAAGATGAAGCTGGATGTGTTTGGTCCCACATGCTGCCAAAGGATTTGCATTTTGGACTTGACATTCCTCAGACGCACCCTACTCATTCAAGTAACATGGACATGCTTTCAAAACGTACTGGTGCAAtgcaaaaagggaaaataaatggGGGTCATGACCTGGATATTTTGAATTGGAAATCTGCTAACCCTGAAAAGCTGGATAGGAACTTGACTTCTGAAACTTTCAACAGGACACATGCAGGATACCCATCCAGCTGCAAACCCAAGGGAATTGAGCATCATCCAAAGCTGATGGGATCATTAGATCTATATTCTAATGAAACTATACCAGCAATGCATTTACTCAGCCTGATGGATGCAGGGGTGCGGTCAAATACAACCTTCAATATGGATGGAAACCAGAAGTTACTCAAGAAACCTTCCTTTTCACATGATCATTACTCTAAGGAGTTTACCAGTCTGGGGTGGTCTGGAGCATATAAGACTGGTGAAACCTCACAATACCCACCATCTGAATTTTGCAGTAAGAATAACCTTCCAGAGAAAATTT atCAAGTTTTCTTGAAATCTAGTAGGGAAGGGAAATTAAGTTCTCGTTCGCCCACACAGAAGAGAGGCCATAGACCACGAAAATCTTTGTCTACAAGTTGGGGTTCAGGCCCAAATCAGGGAACTGTTCCTGTTTGTGGAATGCAGAAAACGTTCTTTGATGATTCAGATTCTATGGTGTTTCCTTGGCAATATCATGCACCTGATAATTTGATGAAGAGTATAGAATTGCCAGCCAACAGTAACAGCAGAACTGTTTGGTCTATGAGAAGCATGTCTGAGACTGAAACCTGCAGTATTAACAGAAATCCTGCTGATTTTAGCATGCCAGAAGCAGGGAATGCATACATGATTGGTGGAGAAGACCTAAAATTTGGGAAGAAAACTCCTGGGGATAGTTCTGGTTTTGTCAATTTGGATGGGCTCAAGCGCCAGAAGACTAGGAAGCTAACAGGGATAAAAGAGCATGCAAGGCATCAAACTTCATGA